A single window of Vibrio sp. HB236076 DNA harbors:
- a CDS encoding MFS transporter yields MSRSFLCQQHFLPYFTTQFLGAFNDNVFKNVLLLFVAFAPIDTLPIDADVFINLAAGLFILPFFLFSATAGTLADQWDKSHYIRLIKLLEVLIMACGAVGFLTHDYRILLFLLFLMGTQSAFFGPVKYSILPQHLAENQLTRANAWVEMGTFIAILTGTIVAGVIASNHSAYIIAATTVFLCALMGYVCSYFIPPAPSVGKLRPFRWQPIRDTKRTLKDLHASKSLLTPALSISWFWFLGATYLTQFPNYTQEYLHAPQGAVSFLLALFSIGIATGSMLCARICQQAIEPALAPLGMLLMGLSGMYFSLQSESISQVLPVFTQTLTFMFTAKLWGLFTAIFVMGVSGGLFIVPLYTQLQTRAKADRRSQVIAALNIYNALFMVASAIVGMLFLGLFNGTITALFTLLAAGNLLLAIALCYREPITVLRYLVQLLLKLCYRIRIQHLDRLPKQGSALIIANHVSYLDALLITTLTPRRIRFVMQQEYTTFAPIRRVLKNAGVIPISAQKKGSVRQAMAEIEQALNKGELVCLFPEGRLTPDGHLQPFMRGLDSILSRSQPPVLPIAINGLWGSYFSRYRGRACRGVPKPTRPRIEMTLCEMQSATETHRHQLHHLLLQHLAAPETPSKARSNQGDSL; encoded by the coding sequence ATGAGTCGCTCTTTCTTATGCCAACAACACTTTTTACCCTATTTTACCACCCAGTTTCTCGGTGCCTTTAACGACAACGTCTTTAAGAATGTCCTGTTGTTGTTTGTGGCTTTTGCCCCTATCGATACCTTGCCAATCGATGCCGATGTCTTTATTAATCTAGCCGCTGGGTTGTTCATTTTGCCTTTTTTTCTCTTCTCAGCCACTGCCGGTACGCTGGCTGATCAATGGGATAAATCTCACTACATTCGCCTAATAAAATTGTTAGAGGTGTTGATCATGGCCTGTGGGGCCGTGGGCTTTCTCACCCATGATTATCGCATTTTGTTGTTTTTACTCTTTTTGATGGGCACCCAGTCGGCATTCTTTGGCCCAGTCAAGTACTCGATTTTGCCTCAGCACCTCGCGGAAAATCAACTCACCCGCGCCAATGCGTGGGTTGAAATGGGCACCTTTATCGCCATTTTAACCGGAACCATTGTCGCCGGTGTCATCGCCTCAAATCACAGCGCTTATATCATCGCCGCCACTACCGTATTTCTGTGCGCCTTGATGGGCTACGTGTGCAGTTACTTTATTCCCCCAGCGCCCAGTGTAGGAAAACTACGCCCATTTCGCTGGCAACCGATACGCGATACAAAACGGACGCTTAAAGATTTACACGCGTCAAAGTCTTTGCTTACTCCTGCGCTTTCTATCAGTTGGTTTTGGTTTTTAGGCGCCACCTACCTCACCCAGTTTCCCAATTACACCCAAGAGTATCTTCACGCTCCACAAGGTGCGGTTTCTTTTCTATTGGCGTTGTTTTCCATTGGTATTGCCACGGGCTCTATGCTGTGTGCACGTATTTGCCAACAGGCTATCGAGCCGGCACTCGCGCCACTTGGCATGTTACTGATGGGATTAAGCGGGATGTATTTTAGTCTTCAATCGGAATCGATTTCTCAAGTTTTGCCAGTATTTACGCAAACACTGACGTTTATGTTCACTGCCAAGCTCTGGGGGCTATTTACGGCGATTTTTGTCATGGGCGTCAGTGGCGGGCTATTTATTGTGCCGCTTTACACACAGCTGCAAACTCGTGCCAAAGCAGACCGCCGCTCTCAAGTCATTGCGGCTCTCAATATTTACAACGCCTTATTTATGGTCGCGAGCGCCATTGTGGGCATGCTATTTTTGGGGCTGTTTAACGGCACGATTACCGCTTTGTTTACTTTACTTGCAGCGGGTAACCTGTTGCTCGCCATTGCGCTTTGCTACCGTGAGCCGATCACTGTGCTCCGTTACTTAGTTCAACTGTTGCTCAAACTGTGTTATCGAATTCGCATTCAGCATCTTGATCGCCTGCCCAAACAAGGCAGCGCGCTGATCATTGCCAACCATGTCAGTTACCTAGACGCGCTCCTGATCACCACCCTCACCCCTCGCCGTATTCGCTTTGTCATGCAGCAAGAATACACCACGTTTGCCCCCATTCGGCGCGTATTGAAAAACGCCGGTGTGATCCCGATTTCAGCCCAGAAAAAAGGCAGTGTCCGTCAAGCGATGGCAGAGATTGAACAGGCTTTAAATAAGGGCGAATTAGTGTGCCTGTTCCCAGAGGGACGTCTGACGCCTGATGGCCATTTACAACCTTTCATGCGCGGGCTCGATAGTATTTTATCGCGCAGCCAGCCGCCTGTTTTACCTATTGCGATTAACGGCTTATGGGGCAGTTATTTTAGTCGCTACCGCGGCCGTGCGTGTCGCGGAGTACCCAAACCCACTCGCCCGCGTATAGAGATGACCCTTTGTGAGATGCAGTCTGCAACCGAGACACATCGCCATCAATTACACCATCTTTTATTACAACACTTAGCCGCGCCTGAAACGCCTTCTAAAGCAAGGTCCAATCAGGGCGATTCACTTTAA
- a CDS encoding AMP-binding protein — MDQYGCLASALIQENAPNRYHPKSEAQACKRVYLTYPAMEVDGIYYSGEEVGKKVQNYQRQLNVQGVRANQVVMVVCRHQPQVVWFYLAMLSIGAVTAFVAPQTHAQLADKAEQLFASGAVRWFWSPDGDMALPKCPLLRLKDELPCQIQDHDTSSQADHGTRGGHFNLNVIASLVFTSGSTGQPKAVAHSLAQHLECAQAVNQALRFDSTSRWLVSLPFYHVSGLALIHRCFLANATLVFGRDWQQYLPCCSHVSMVATQLLTLLSSPRLLESLPCVLLGGSSIPESLLPLLRERGLQDCVWLGYGMTESASTVTLGRLASEGTSGQPLWRREVRLNEQIIEIKSPSLAMGYYYQGQLTPLSDPGSWWQSSDLGCWQNQQLKVLGRRDNAFMSGGENIHCEEIERTLLNHPDIDRVMVFAVADERYGARPVAVYSGRVNLAQLTPWLQQHLEKFKCPEHYALMPSWAVSSPVKIPRYRLKNWLKVNRPDWTLL, encoded by the coding sequence ATGGACCAGTACGGTTGTCTAGCCTCTGCGTTGATTCAAGAAAATGCGCCTAATCGTTATCACCCCAAAAGCGAGGCTCAAGCATGTAAACGAGTGTACCTTACTTATCCGGCAATGGAAGTGGATGGTATCTATTACAGTGGCGAAGAGGTGGGTAAGAAAGTTCAAAATTATCAAAGACAATTAAACGTTCAGGGCGTAAGAGCCAATCAGGTGGTGATGGTGGTCTGTCGTCATCAGCCTCAAGTGGTGTGGTTTTATTTGGCGATGTTGTCTATCGGCGCAGTGACGGCGTTTGTTGCCCCTCAGACTCATGCTCAATTGGCGGATAAAGCCGAGCAACTGTTTGCTTCTGGGGCGGTAAGGTGGTTTTGGTCCCCCGATGGTGATATGGCGCTGCCTAAATGCCCCCTCTTGCGACTAAAGGATGAGTTACCCTGCCAAATCCAGGATCACGATACGAGTAGTCAAGCCGACCACGGCACGCGAGGGGGGCATTTTAATCTTAATGTTATTGCCAGTTTGGTGTTTACCTCAGGCAGTACTGGGCAGCCAAAAGCGGTTGCTCACAGTTTGGCACAGCACCTTGAATGTGCTCAAGCCGTCAATCAGGCTCTGCGATTTGACTCAACCAGCCGCTGGTTGGTCAGCTTACCTTTTTATCACGTGTCGGGCTTGGCTTTGATTCATCGCTGTTTTCTGGCCAATGCGACTTTGGTCTTCGGCCGCGATTGGCAACAGTACTTGCCTTGTTGTAGTCATGTTTCTATGGTCGCGACTCAATTATTGACTTTGTTGTCTTCACCTCGTTTGCTTGAGAGTTTGCCTTGTGTGCTACTTGGCGGTAGTTCGATTCCAGAATCCTTGTTACCTTTACTAAGGGAGCGTGGTTTACAAGATTGCGTTTGGCTTGGCTATGGGATGACAGAAAGCGCGTCGACGGTCACACTTGGGCGCTTGGCAAGTGAGGGAACGTCAGGACAACCATTGTGGCGAAGAGAGGTACGCTTAAACGAGCAGATCATTGAAATAAAAAGCCCGAGTCTTGCGATGGGCTATTATTATCAAGGTCAGCTAACCCCGTTATCTGACCCAGGTTCATGGTGGCAGAGCAGTGATTTAGGGTGTTGGCAGAATCAGCAACTCAAGGTTCTTGGCCGGCGTGATAATGCCTTTATGTCTGGTGGTGAAAATATTCATTGTGAAGAGATCGAGCGCACCTTGCTCAATCATCCCGACATTGATCGCGTGATGGTGTTTGCCGTGGCAGATGAACGCTATGGCGCTCGGCCTGTCGCGGTCTACTCGGGCAGGGTTAATCTGGCACAGTTAACGCCGTGGCTGCAACAGCACCTCGAAAAATTTAAGTGCCCAGAGCATTATGCCTTGATGCCATCTTGGGCGGTGTCTTCACCGGTGAAAATACCGAGATACCGTTTAAAAAATTGGCTTAAAGTGAATCGCCCTGATTGGACCTTGCTTTAG
- a CDS encoding Tim44 domain-containing protein — protein MKKLFAFVALLMVSVATTPVVEAKKFGGGKSFGKSFKTAPAPKQATQNTSTLNGKNTAAANSSKKGLMGGLLGGLLAGGLLAAFFGGAFEGIQFMDILIIGLVAFLIFKLMRGLLGAKQGSMNQQHRAQPAFGGQNSPKFEQHNFEQPQATQTGGMGFGAATDVPHNFTPGFDHAAFVNGAREHYRIIQGAWNHNQLETIEEYVSASLFAELKEERAKLGGEQHTDVMYVDAEIVRADHDANKAQISLQFSGRYRDAVENVEEDITDVWHLERDLSQDNAPWLIVGIQA, from the coding sequence ATGAAGAAGTTATTTGCTTTTGTCGCTTTACTGATGGTATCAGTGGCGACCACTCCTGTGGTCGAAGCGAAAAAGTTTGGCGGCGGTAAGTCGTTTGGTAAATCGTTTAAAACTGCACCGGCGCCAAAACAGGCGACGCAGAATACCAGCACGTTAAACGGCAAAAATACCGCAGCAGCCAACAGCAGTAAAAAAGGCTTAATGGGAGGCTTGCTGGGCGGTCTTTTAGCCGGTGGGCTTTTGGCGGCTTTCTTTGGCGGTGCGTTTGAAGGTATTCAGTTTATGGATATCTTAATTATTGGTCTGGTGGCCTTTTTGATCTTTAAGTTAATGCGCGGTTTACTTGGCGCGAAACAAGGCAGTATGAATCAGCAACACCGCGCACAGCCGGCTTTTGGTGGCCAGAATTCGCCTAAGTTTGAGCAGCATAACTTTGAACAGCCACAGGCAACACAAACCGGTGGAATGGGATTTGGTGCTGCCACGGATGTTCCGCATAACTTTACTCCGGGTTTTGATCATGCGGCTTTTGTCAATGGTGCACGCGAACACTATCGCATCATTCAAGGTGCTTGGAACCACAATCAATTAGAGACGATTGAAGAATACGTATCGGCCAGTTTATTCGCTGAGCTAAAAGAAGAACGCGCGAAACTCGGCGGTGAGCAACACACCGACGTTATGTACGTCGATGCGGAAATTGTTCGTGCCGATCACGATGCCAATAAGGCGCAAATCAGTTTGCAGTTTAGCGGACGTTATCGCGATGCGGTTGAAAATGTTGAGGAAGACATAACTGACGTTTGGCATTTAGAGCGTGACCTGAGCCAAGATAACGCACCGTGGTTGATTGTCGGTATTCAAGCGTAA
- a CDS encoding efflux RND transporter periplasmic adaptor subunit yields MKALLFTSLFFCVFRVFAAVPVVVEPVESRPLTPTLGLIGHLQAKQSVVVSSVATGRVIDILVENNQSVEKGQPLILLESSKQQALLAQAKATLGDQKRRLNEFVKLQKRNAITQSELETQRAQVAIAQAQYDSALVDVEDRVVKAPFNGQLGLIDFSLGQWINTGSAVATLDDLSSMQLDIAVPERYLSSLAIGMPVSAMTQAWPGQRFVGEVVAIDSRVDTETLNVRVRVQFDNPERRLKSGMLMDAEVHFPAVTALSIQPKALQYAGTERYVYRLTDEQTVQKTQVWIGDTIEDRIVVEKGLQVGDQVVVQGTINLRDGVEVMPRVAMPVTSSQSEVIPESTPLTMSN; encoded by the coding sequence ATGAAAGCCCTGTTGTTTACGAGTCTCTTTTTTTGTGTATTTCGCGTATTTGCTGCTGTACCTGTGGTGGTCGAACCGGTTGAGTCGAGGCCATTGACTCCGACGTTAGGTTTGATAGGTCATCTACAGGCCAAGCAATCGGTGGTGGTGTCATCGGTGGCAACCGGGCGAGTGATTGATATTTTAGTTGAAAATAATCAGTCGGTTGAAAAAGGACAGCCTCTTATCCTACTTGAATCTTCCAAACAGCAAGCCCTGTTAGCACAAGCCAAAGCGACGTTGGGCGATCAGAAACGGCGTTTGAATGAATTTGTTAAACTTCAAAAGCGCAATGCGATCACCCAAAGTGAATTAGAAACGCAAAGAGCGCAGGTCGCCATCGCTCAAGCTCAATACGACTCCGCTCTTGTCGATGTTGAGGACCGAGTGGTAAAAGCCCCTTTTAATGGGCAACTTGGCTTGATTGATTTTAGTTTAGGTCAGTGGATCAATACCGGCAGTGCGGTGGCAACGCTCGACGATTTGTCGTCGATGCAACTCGATATTGCTGTCCCTGAGCGTTATTTGTCGTCGCTGGCGATTGGTATGCCAGTCAGTGCGATGACGCAAGCTTGGCCCGGACAACGTTTTGTAGGTGAAGTGGTGGCGATTGACAGTCGAGTCGATACCGAAACACTGAACGTACGGGTTCGCGTTCAGTTTGACAACCCTGAAAGACGTCTTAAAAGCGGTATGTTAATGGATGCCGAGGTCCATTTCCCTGCAGTGACTGCCTTATCGATTCAGCCAAAAGCCCTGCAATACGCGGGCACGGAGCGTTATGTGTACCGTTTAACGGACGAACAGACTGTGCAAAAGACTCAGGTTTGGATTGGCGATACGATTGAAGATCGGATTGTGGTTGAGAAAGGGTTGCAAGTTGGTGATCAGGTGGTGGTTCAAGGAACGATTAATTTACGCGATGGGGTTGAAGTCATGCCCAGAGTCGCCATGCCAGTAACCTCTTCACAGAGCGAGGTGATACCCGAGAGTACCCCGTTGACTATGAGCAATTAG
- a CDS encoding TetR/AcrR family transcriptional regulator, giving the protein MARRNDHTREELTELTLQTLDQFLTTHSYRELSLRKLASLIGYVPSTLVNVFGSYNLLLLHGIARTLDKLSQLALTASQQHSDNPKQALLAIAHCYHDFAKAHPNHWQLIFEHSMQGDELPQWQSQRIETMMTLLETLLHALSPQRSDQEVLEASRVLWSGVHGITLLSVDDKFFTSSPVNGEHLIDNLIEQYLQNWSL; this is encoded by the coding sequence ATGGCAAGACGCAATGACCACACCCGAGAAGAATTGACAGAGCTCACCTTACAGACCTTAGATCAATTTTTAACCACTCATTCATACCGCGAATTGAGTTTACGCAAGCTCGCTTCGCTGATTGGGTATGTTCCGAGTACCTTGGTTAATGTGTTTGGCAGTTATAACTTACTCTTACTGCACGGCATTGCCCGCACTCTCGACAAATTATCGCAACTGGCCCTGACCGCCAGTCAACAACACAGTGATAACCCCAAACAAGCGTTACTGGCTATTGCTCATTGTTATCACGACTTTGCCAAAGCCCATCCCAACCACTGGCAGTTGATTTTTGAACACAGTATGCAAGGGGATGAATTACCCCAATGGCAAAGTCAGCGTATTGAGACTATGATGACGCTACTCGAGACCTTATTACACGCTTTATCGCCACAGCGCAGTGACCAAGAGGTTCTTGAAGCCAGTCGCGTACTGTGGTCTGGGGTACACGGCATTACTTTACTCAGTGTTGACGACAAGTTTTTCACCTCGAGCCCCGTCAATGGTGAGCACTTAATTGATAATCTCATCGAGCAATACCTGCAAAATTGGTCATTGTGA